From one Paenibacillus sp. FSL K6-1330 genomic stretch:
- a CDS encoding GNAT family N-acetyltransferase → MNIRTGRIEDLQEIMALITRCVAVMQAGGSDQWDDQYPNREVIGEDLQRGTLFAAEREGRILGIVVLDETQDEQYETINWRQVEGPYLMMHRLAVDPEAHGQGIARKLVAFSEEYAAREGYTSLRLDTYAKNTAALKLYQGLGYDLRGEVNFPGRTASFPVFEKVLG, encoded by the coding sequence ATGAACATACGGACAGGACGAATAGAGGATCTTCAAGAGATCATGGCTTTGATAACCCGCTGTGTTGCGGTCATGCAGGCCGGAGGCAGCGATCAATGGGATGATCAGTATCCGAACCGAGAGGTGATCGGTGAAGATTTGCAGCGAGGAACATTGTTTGCAGCTGAGCGCGAAGGCCGCATCTTGGGGATTGTTGTCCTCGATGAAACGCAGGATGAACAGTACGAGACCATTAATTGGAGGCAAGTAGAGGGACCGTATCTCATGATGCATCGGCTTGCCGTCGATCCGGAAGCACACGGACAGGGCATTGCGCGAAAATTGGTAGCCTTCTCCGAAGAATATGCCGCTCGAGAGGGTTACACGAGTCTTCGGTTGGATACCTATGCCAAGAATACCGCTGCACTCAAGCTGTATCAAGGATTAGGTTATGACCTGCGGGGAGAAGTCAACTTCCCGGGCAGAACAGCAAGCTTTCCGGTATTTGAAAAGGTACTTGGATAA